In Mastomys coucha isolate ucsf_1 unplaced genomic scaffold, UCSF_Mcou_1 pScaffold20, whole genome shotgun sequence, one DNA window encodes the following:
- the LOC116099722 gene encoding histone H2A.J codes for MSGRGKQGGKVRAKAKSRSSRAGLQFPVGRVHRLLRKGNYAERVGAGAPVYLAAVLEYLTAEILELAGNAARDNKKTRIIPRHLQLAIRNDEELNKLLGRVTIAQGGVLPNIQAVLLPKKTESQKVKSK; via the coding sequence ATGTCCGGGCGAGGCAAGCAGGGGGGTAAAGTGCGCGCCAAGGCCAAGTCGCGCTCGTCGCGCGCCGGCCTGCAGTTCCCCGTGGGTCGCGTCCACCGGCTGCTGCGCAAGGGCAACTACGCGGAGCGCGTGGGCGCGGGCGCGCCCGTGTACCTGGCGGCGGTTCTGGAGTACCTGACGGCCGAGATCCTGGAGCTGGCGGGCAACGCGGCGAGGGACAACAAGAAGACGCGCATCATCCCTCGCCACCTGCAGCTGGCCATCCGCAACGACGAGGAGCTCAACAAGCTGCTGGGCCGTGTGACCATCGCGCAGGGTGGCGTCCTGCCCAATATCCAGGCCGTGCTGCTGCCCAAGAAGACGGAGAGCCAGAAGGTGAAGAGCAAGTGA
- the Wbp11 gene encoding WW domain-binding protein 11: MGRRSTSSTKSGKFMNPTDQARKEARKRELKKNKKQRMMVRAAVLKMKDPKQIIRDMEKLDEMEFNPVQQPQLNEKVLKDKRKKLRETFERILRLYEKENPDIYKELRKLEVEYEQKRAQLSQYFDAVKNAQHVEVESIPLPDMPHAPSNILIQDIPLPGAQPPSILKKTSAYGPPARAVSILPLLGHGVPRLPPGRKPPGPPPGPPPPQVLQMYGRKVGFALDLPPRRRDEDMLYSPELAQRGHDDDMSSTSEDDGYPEDMDQDKHDDSTEDSDTDRSDAESDGDDFGHRDDSERDNTEEKKSGLSVRFADMPGKSRKKKKSMKELTPLQAMMLRMAGQEIPEEGREVEEFSEEDDDDDSDDSEAEKQSQKQHKEDSHSDGTPAASSQQQAPPQSVPTSQIQAPPMPGPPPLGPPPAPPLRPPGPPTGLPPGPPPGAPPFLRPPGMPGIRGPLPRLLPPGPPPGRPPGPPPGPPPGLPPGPPPRGPPPRLPPPAPPGIPPPRPGMMRPPLVPPLGPAPPGLFPPAPLPNPGVLSAPPSLIQRPKVDDASAATIEKKATATISAKPQITNPKAEVTRFVPTALRVRRENKGATAVPQRRSEDDSAVPVAKAAPRSGPSVPVSVQTKDDVYEAFMKEMEGLL, encoded by the exons ATGGGACGAAGATCAACATCCTCCACCAAGAGTGGGAAGTTTATGAACCCCACCGACCAGGCCC GGAAGGAAGCCCGGAAAAGAGAATTGAAAAAG AACAAAAAACAGCGCATGATGGTCCGAGCTGCGGTTTTGAAGATGAAAGATCCCAAACAGATTATCCGGGACATGGAGAAATTGGATGAAATGG AGTTTAACCCAGTGCAACAGCCACAGTTGAATGAGAAAGTACTGAAAGACAAGCGAAAAAAGCTGCGGGAAACCTTTGAAAGAATTCTACGTCTTTATGAGAAAGAAAACCCAGATATTTACAAAGAATTGAGAAAGCTCGAAGTAGAATACGAACAGAAGAGAGCTCAGCTGAGCCAGTACTTCGACGCTGTCAAG AACGCTCAGCATGTGGAAGTCGAGAGCATCCCTTTGCCAGACATGCCGCATGCTCCTTCCAACATCTTGATCCAGGACATTCCTCTTCCTGGTGCCCAGCCCCCCTCTATCCTGAAGAAAACCTCAGCGTATGG GCCTCCGGCTCGGGCCGTGTCTATCCTTCCTCTCCTGGGACATGGTGTCCCACGCTTGCCCCCTGGCAGAAAACCGCCCGGCCCTCCACCTGGTCCCCCTCCTCCTCAAGTTCTGCAGATGTATGGCCGGAAAGTGGGGTTTGCTCTAGATCTTCCCCCTCGGAGGCGAGATGAAGACATGCTGTACAGTCCAGAGCTTG CTCAGCGGGGTCATGACGATGACATGTCCAGCACCAGTGAAGACGACGGTTACCCTGAGGACATGGATCAGGACAAGCATGATGATAGTACCGAGGACAGTGACACTGACAGATCAGACGCAGAGAGTGACGGGGATGACTTCGGGCACCGCGATGACAGTGAGCGCGACAACACTGAGGAGAAGAAGTCAG GTCTGAGCGTCAGATTTGCTGACATGCCTGGGAAGTCacggaagaagaagaagagcatgaAGGAGCTCACTCCTCTTCAAGCCATGATGCTGCGAATGGCAG gTCAGGAAATCCCTGAGGAAGGACGGGAAGTGGAGGAATTTTCAGAGGAGGATGATGACGACGACTCTGACGATTCTGAAGCAGAAAAGCAATCGCAAAAGCAGCATAAAGAAGATTCCCACTCTGATGGCACTCCTGCTGCCTCTTCCCAGCAGCAGGCTCCTCCACAGTCCGTTCCTACTTCTCAGATACAGGCACCTCCCATGCCAGGACCACCACCTCTTGGACCACCACCTGCCCCTCCCTTGCGGCCTCCTGGACCACCTACAGGCCTTCCTCCTGGGCCACCTCCAG gggCTCCTCCATTCCTGAGACCACCTGGAATGCCAGGAATCCGAGGGCCTTTACCACGACTTTTACCTCCAGGACCACCACCAGGCCGACCTCCTGGCCCTCCCCCAGGACCACCTCCAGGCCTGCCCCCTGGACCCCCTCCTCGAGGACCCCCACCAAGGCTACCTCCTCCTGCACCTCCAG GTATCCCTCCTCCTCGTCCTGGCATGATGCGCCCACCCTTGGTTCCTCCTCTTGGTCCTGCCCCACCTGGCCTTTTCCCACCAGCTCCATTGCCCAACCCAGGGGTATTGAGTGCCCCACCCAGCCTCATTCAGCGCCCGAAGGTGGATGATGCGAGTGCAGCCACTATCGAGAAGAAAGCCACAGCGACCATCAGTGCCAAGCCCCAGATCACCAACCCCAAGGCAGAGGTCACGCGGTTTGTGCCCACTGCGCTGAGGGTGCGCCGCGAGAACAAGGGGGCTACTGCTGTTCCCCAAagaaggtcagaggatgactctGCTGTGCCTGTTGCCAAAGCAGCCCCCAGATCTGgtccttcagttcctgtctcagtGCAAACTAAGGACGATGTTTATGAAGCGTTTATGAAAGAGATGGAAGGGCTACTGTGA